The Kiritimatiellia bacterium genome window below encodes:
- a CDS encoding glycogen debranching protein has product MNPARDAFFEEMAIRIQSGGRAQFFYGDNVEGYWEGFTHSYAKGTGYLLSRQVVFRDFMTWCGSRMNDRERAEEAAIYPYGVRHTFALQTWEEGMLLGRQQAIALRVVSRRAQPLAVAPLLEAEGLATVEPAGDTWVLRVPGAHYHVGVSASHPFSYAGQARETGRNAPIFRSRDPLREFTLYLAFGKSVQEAAAKAARLRDQQGVEHHKKRIFDLLTRSDLQNDHSEYTKAVRWAKLSSLFLVTEEYGKGIWAGLPWFKDNWGRDTFIALPGTLLVTGQFSDAREVIEVFAGRQDRDPKSPVYGRVPNRVSGEGEVIYNTADGTPWLIREIGEYVQYTGDANFEATLFPIIECAIDGTFKKFGDRYGFVTHDDADTWMDARINGQAPWSARGNRANDIQALWHAALGVGIAAARRIGRRTAIPRWRARAEKLASNFHPAFWDPRKKALADRLRPDGTRDLKPRPNQLMLLSIPFDDGLLPPDIEARVLKNAFEELCFPYGICSLSPRHSYFHPYHHRDDLWHFDAAYHNGTIWGWNAGFTITALCRHRQIECAWALARNLADQILNLGCRGGMSELLDALPDSKGNITPSGTWQQAWSTAEFARTAYQDFAGFRPRLMENRLILRPHIPEEWRRLRAVLPFATDSSLDMLFLREAGKDILMLQLRHAGQPLEIDVQHDTQSWRHRAAFQIRDGESVTLVFEGPCGTIGSKGRPIRDIRAVPLKVPRPLRFATPPVNRRFPTLLRAHYLQRIIESGRFK; this is encoded by the coding sequence GTGAATCCTGCTCGCGACGCGTTTTTTGAGGAAATGGCGATCCGAATCCAATCCGGCGGCCGGGCGCAATTTTTTTACGGCGACAACGTGGAGGGCTACTGGGAGGGATTCACCCACTCCTATGCGAAGGGTACCGGATATCTGCTAAGCCGGCAGGTCGTCTTTCGGGATTTTATGACCTGGTGCGGATCCCGCATGAACGACCGCGAGCGCGCGGAGGAGGCGGCAATCTATCCCTACGGCGTGCGCCACACGTTTGCGCTGCAGACATGGGAGGAAGGAATGCTGTTGGGCCGCCAACAGGCCATCGCTCTGCGCGTGGTCAGTCGCCGGGCGCAGCCGCTGGCAGTCGCGCCGCTGCTCGAGGCCGAAGGTCTGGCAACAGTCGAGCCGGCGGGCGACACATGGGTCCTTCGAGTGCCGGGTGCGCACTATCACGTCGGCGTTAGCGCCAGCCATCCCTTCAGCTATGCCGGCCAGGCTCGAGAGACCGGCCGGAACGCGCCGATCTTCCGCTCGCGGGACCCCCTGCGCGAATTCACCCTTTATCTGGCCTTCGGCAAATCCGTCCAAGAGGCGGCTGCCAAGGCGGCCCGATTGCGCGATCAACAGGGCGTCGAGCACCACAAAAAGCGGATCTTCGATCTGCTAACCCGGAGCGATCTGCAAAACGACCACTCGGAGTACACCAAGGCTGTCCGATGGGCAAAACTCAGCAGCCTGTTCCTCGTGACGGAGGAATACGGCAAGGGCATCTGGGCGGGTCTGCCGTGGTTCAAGGACAACTGGGGCCGCGACACCTTCATCGCACTGCCCGGAACCCTGCTGGTCACCGGCCAATTCAGTGACGCCCGCGAAGTCATCGAGGTGTTTGCCGGCCGCCAGGACAGGGACCCGAAATCCCCGGTCTACGGCCGCGTTCCCAACCGCGTCTCCGGCGAAGGGGAGGTCATCTACAACACGGCCGACGGCACGCCGTGGCTCATTCGCGAAATCGGCGAGTATGTGCAATACACCGGCGATGCGAACTTCGAAGCGACCCTATTTCCAATAATCGAATGCGCAATCGACGGCACATTCAAAAAATTCGGGGACCGCTATGGGTTTGTCACCCATGACGACGCCGACACGTGGATGGATGCCCGAATTAATGGTCAGGCCCCATGGAGCGCGCGCGGCAACCGGGCGAACGACATTCAGGCCCTCTGGCACGCCGCGCTCGGCGTTGGCATCGCCGCGGCGCGCCGGATCGGGCGGCGAACCGCCATCCCCCGATGGCGCGCGCGTGCGGAAAAACTGGCCTCGAATTTCCACCCCGCCTTCTGGGATCCGCGAAAAAAAGCGCTCGCCGATCGCCTACGGCCAGACGGCACCAGGGACCTCAAACCGCGGCCCAACCAGTTGATGTTGCTATCCATCCCTTTCGATGACGGCCTCCTTCCGCCGGACATCGAGGCGAGGGTGCTGAAAAACGCGTTTGAAGAACTATGTTTTCCATATGGCATTTGCTCGCTGAGCCCGCGGCACTCGTATTTCCACCCCTACCACCATCGCGACGACCTCTGGCACTTTGACGCCGCCTACCACAACGGCACGATCTGGGGCTGGAATGCAGGGTTCACGATCACGGCCCTCTGCCGACACCGGCAGATCGAATGCGCCTGGGCGCTTGCGCGGAATCTGGCCGACCAGATCCTGAACCTCGGATGCCGAGGCGGAATGAGCGAACTGCTCGACGCACTTCCGGACTCAAAAGGAAATATCACGCCATCGGGCACCTGGCAGCAGGCGTGGAGCACCGCGGAGTTCGCGAGAACCGCCTACCAAGACTTTGCGGGCTTTCGTCCGCGCCTTATGGAGAACCGCCTGATCCTCCGCCCGCACATCCCTGAAGAATGGCGACGCCTTCGCGCGGTCCTCCCCTTCGCAACCGACAGCTCCTTGGACATGCTGTTCCTTCGGGAAGCGGGAAAAGACATCCTGATGCTCCAACTGCGGCACGCGGGTCAGCCTCTCGAGATCGACGTGCAACACGACACCCAGAGCTGGCGCCACCGGGCAGCCTTCCAAATACGGGACGGAGAATCGGTCACGCTGGTCTTTGAGGGACCTTGTGGAACCATCGGATCAAAGGGGCGACCGATTCGAGATATTCGCGCTGTACCCCTCAAAGTGCCGCGCCCCCTTCGATTTGCGACGCCCCCCGTGAACCGACGATTCCCTACACTACTCCGTGCCCATTATCTGCAGCGCATCATCGAATCCGGCCGCTTCAAATAA
- the msrB gene encoding peptide-methionine (R)-S-oxide reductase MsrB has protein sequence MTSTNRILVYSAAEGRMVEVERLLLSDEEWKRRLTPAQFYVLRQHGTERPFTGQYCEKPKEAGIFKCAGCGTDLFVVATKFESGTGWPSFYEPVHPNNIGTSLDRSYGMIRTEVHCARCGGHLGHVFDDGPPPTGLRYCINSAALVFEPFRTNQKRPEE, from the coding sequence ATGACGAGTACCAATCGAATTCTCGTGTATTCAGCAGCCGAAGGGCGGATGGTCGAAGTCGAGCGGCTGCTACTTTCCGACGAGGAATGGAAACGGCGCCTCACGCCAGCCCAATTTTACGTGCTTCGCCAGCACGGAACTGAGCGCCCTTTTACGGGCCAGTATTGCGAAAAACCCAAGGAGGCAGGCATTTTCAAGTGTGCCGGCTGCGGGACCGACCTCTTTGTCGTCGCCACAAAATTTGAATCCGGCACCGGTTGGCCGAGCTTTTACGAACCCGTTCACCCGAACAACATCGGAACCTCGTTGGATCGGAGCTATGGGATGATTCGCACCGAGGTGCACTGCGCGCGATGCGGGGGCCACCTCGGCCATGTGTTTGATGACGGCCCGCCTCCCACGGGGCTGCGATATTGCATCAACAGCGCCGCCCTTGTGTTCGAGCCGTTCCGAACGAACCAAAAGCGGCCTGAAGAATGA
- the tpx gene encoding thiol peroxidase, with product MATITFKGNPIHTAGTLPAVGTVCPDFKLTGSDLSDVTLANFAGKKKVLNIVPSLDTGVCQASARRFNAEAAARPDTVVINISADLPFAQKRFCDSEKLDRVVNLSTMRSPDFGKVFGVAIVDGPLAGLMSRAVLVLNKDNIVVHAQQVPEIVQEPDYAQVLAALDKT from the coding sequence ATGGCGACGATCACATTCAAAGGCAATCCCATTCACACGGCGGGAACGCTGCCCGCGGTCGGAACAGTCTGCCCGGATTTCAAACTTACCGGCAGCGATCTAAGCGATGTGACGCTCGCGAACTTCGCGGGCAAAAAAAAGGTCCTGAACATCGTGCCCAGCCTCGACACCGGTGTATGTCAGGCCTCGGCCCGGCGGTTCAACGCGGAAGCCGCCGCTCGCCCGGATACTGTGGTCATCAATATTTCGGCGGACCTCCCTTTCGCGCAAAAGCGGTTTTGCGACTCGGAGAAATTGGACCGCGTGGTCAACCTCTCCACGATGCGCTCGCCCGATTTTGGAAAAGTCTTTGGCGTGGCCATCGTCGATGGGCCGTTGGCGGGGCTGATGAGCCGAGCGGTGCTGGTCCTCAACAAGGACAACATCGTCGTGCATGCGCAGCAGGTTCCCGAAATCGTCCAAGAGCCCGACTACGCGCAGGTCCTCGCCGCGCTGGACAAGACCTGA
- a CDS encoding PAS domain S-box protein, protein MNGSEVSPALSMLRNLSIEADWLDESSVLVWAVDAEGRLVYANRAFRELTGAALGEGKHSVWEDFVHPEDAEACFGSMRAGSTAYRPEVRPIRLRRRDGEFRRVATSITPIQDPEVRTALFFGTGHILSEGEDFARTGSCGARFFQAVLHALQELVSTAEPERLLPQLLGEVGGALDSDRCYAFRIYLDEETGIPFASQTHEWCRDGIPPQIDNPALKRLPLSPTYTDFFLLLERGEVIAKLQRDLSGDARELLSSQGVQSVLIAPVFVKGRLWGLLGFDACREARVWTTQEISALRAIACSLGTALARCDDERQLDERDRLLRGLAQATRELISSTDLDHAFSKALALIGEAAKARRVHIFEEVAGSARDSRELRLRALWMKDPTEVQPPATLAYDDRAVGWRSPLTEGLHIRALMSRWSEGGGSGPAEVWSILAAPVVCNGRLWGMVGLEDADPARAWSDSEVDVLKAFSGAIGAAVARHAAEEALRTREAHFRTVIENVTDIIAISDLRGAFTYLSPSVERALGHTPEEMAGREVLTWLHPEDVPKWSGLLASAASPSASILTAELRLRHRNDDWRIFDCAAKPMGATGAQPLLIINARDITERKRAEDALRRSEELLRHSQKMEVVGRLAGSVAHDFNNILTAITGYAELLLADAAGSRGIRNEIEEILKAAERAQSLTRQLLAFSRRQPRAVGRHALNAILLDLMKMLRRLIGEDIELHTELDPDAGFVLVDIDQMHQVVTNLAVNARDAMPDGGRLTLRTARVDLAEPLTVERYEVAPGRYALLEVIDTGRGMDDEVKQHLFEPFFTTKEAGRGTGLGLATVYGIVRQSQGAITVRSSPGCGSVFSIYLPRVEGGAPEVRPTDSPACGRGHETILLVEDEAMLRQLVERLLSRQGYRVLSAAHGEEALVAAESAGGQIDLLLTDLVMPRLNGATLASLLRQKFPELRVLFMSGYASDALQADSETAPGVKFIQKPFKPASLLALIREVLDGR, encoded by the coding sequence GTGAATGGTAGCGAGGTGTCGCCAGCTCTTTCCATGCTGCGGAATTTGAGCATCGAGGCCGATTGGCTCGATGAGTCGTCTGTATTGGTTTGGGCGGTTGATGCCGAGGGGCGGCTTGTTTACGCCAACCGGGCCTTTCGCGAATTGACCGGCGCGGCGCTCGGCGAAGGAAAGCACTCCGTTTGGGAGGATTTCGTTCATCCGGAGGATGCAGAAGCTTGTTTCGGCTCCATGCGAGCTGGCTCGACTGCATACCGGCCTGAGGTTCGCCCCATCCGGTTGAGAAGGCGAGACGGCGAATTCCGGCGCGTCGCCACATCAATCACGCCTATTCAGGATCCGGAGGTCAGAACCGCGTTGTTTTTCGGCACGGGCCATATTCTTTCGGAGGGTGAGGACTTCGCCAGGACCGGAAGTTGTGGAGCCCGCTTTTTTCAAGCGGTCCTGCACGCGCTGCAAGAGCTGGTGTCGACGGCCGAGCCGGAGCGGCTGCTCCCACAATTGCTGGGGGAGGTGGGCGGCGCCCTGGACAGCGATCGATGCTACGCGTTCCGTATTTACCTCGACGAGGAGACCGGCATTCCGTTCGCCTCGCAAACGCACGAATGGTGTCGGGACGGGATTCCTCCTCAAATCGACAACCCGGCGCTCAAACGGCTTCCCCTCTCGCCGACCTATACCGATTTTTTTCTCCTATTAGAGCGAGGTGAGGTCATCGCAAAGCTTCAACGAGACCTGTCGGGGGATGCGCGAGAGTTGCTGTCATCACAAGGCGTGCAATCTGTCCTCATCGCGCCGGTGTTTGTCAAAGGCCGGCTTTGGGGGCTGTTGGGTTTCGATGCATGCCGCGAGGCCCGCGTTTGGACCACTCAGGAAATATCTGCCCTGCGGGCGATCGCGTGCAGCCTGGGCACCGCCCTTGCCCGATGCGATGATGAGCGACAGCTCGACGAGCGGGACAGGCTCCTCCGCGGGCTGGCGCAGGCGACACGCGAACTAATTTCCTCCACGGACCTGGACCACGCGTTCTCGAAAGCCCTTGCGCTTATTGGCGAGGCGGCAAAGGCCCGACGCGTTCATATATTTGAGGAGGTCGCCGGATCCGCGCGAGATTCCCGCGAACTACGGCTCCGCGCCCTGTGGATGAAGGACCCGACGGAGGTCCAGCCGCCTGCAACGCTAGCGTATGATGATCGCGCGGTCGGCTGGCGGTCGCCGCTCACCGAAGGCTTGCACATCCGGGCCCTGATGAGCCGGTGGTCCGAAGGTGGCGGCTCGGGACCCGCGGAGGTATGGAGCATTCTGGCAGCTCCAGTTGTATGTAATGGCCGGCTCTGGGGGATGGTCGGCCTCGAGGATGCGGACCCCGCGCGCGCGTGGAGTGACAGCGAGGTCGATGTGCTCAAGGCCTTTTCAGGGGCGATCGGCGCGGCCGTTGCTCGGCACGCGGCGGAGGAGGCTCTTCGGACGCGCGAGGCCCATTTTCGCACGGTTATTGAAAATGTGACCGACATTATTGCGATTTCCGACTTGCGGGGCGCCTTCACCTATCTCAGCCCCTCGGTGGAGCGGGCGCTCGGCCACACGCCGGAAGAGATGGCCGGCCGGGAAGTGTTGACATGGCTGCACCCCGAGGATGTTCCAAAATGGAGCGGGCTCCTGGCGTCTGCAGCCTCGCCGTCCGCTTCCATTCTTACGGCGGAACTCCGCCTTCGGCATCGGAACGATGACTGGCGCATCTTTGACTGCGCGGCCAAGCCGATGGGCGCCACCGGGGCGCAACCTCTGCTGATCATTAATGCGCGTGATATCACCGAGCGCAAACGCGCTGAGGATGCGCTGCGCCGGAGCGAGGAACTCCTGCGCCATTCCCAAAAAATGGAAGTCGTTGGCCGCCTCGCCGGCAGCGTCGCGCACGACTTCAACAATATCCTCACCGCCATCACGGGCTATGCGGAACTGCTGCTGGCAGACGCCGCGGGCAGCCGCGGTATTCGGAACGAAATCGAGGAAATTTTGAAGGCGGCGGAACGCGCGCAGTCCCTGACGCGCCAGCTCCTTGCCTTCAGCCGACGCCAGCCCCGAGCGGTCGGTCGGCATGCCCTCAACGCGATCCTGCTTGACCTCATGAAGATGCTGCGCCGGTTGATCGGCGAGGACATCGAGCTACACACCGAACTCGACCCGGACGCCGGCTTCGTGCTGGTCGACATCGATCAAATGCATCAGGTCGTGACCAACCTCGCGGTCAATGCGCGGGACGCCATGCCGGACGGCGGGCGGCTCACGCTCCGTACAGCGCGCGTCGATCTCGCCGAGCCGCTGACCGTTGAGCGCTACGAGGTGGCGCCCGGCCGATATGCACTGCTGGAAGTGATCGACACGGGCCGGGGCATGGACGACGAGGTCAAACAGCACCTGTTTGAACCCTTTTTCACGACGAAGGAGGCGGGGAGGGGGACCGGCCTTGGACTAGCGACAGTCTACGGGATTGTCCGCCAGAGCCAGGGCGCCATTACGGTGCGCTCGTCGCCCGGCTGCGGCTCCGTTTTTTCGATCTACCTGCCCCGCGTCGAGGGAGGGGCACCAGAGGTGCGTCCGACGGATTCTCCCGCCTGTGGCCGCGGCCACGAAACCATCCTGCTCGTGGAAGATGAGGCCATGCTCCGCCAACTGGTCGAGCGGCTGCTCAGCCGACAGGGATATCGCGTCCTGTCTGCGGCCCATGGCGAAGAGGCGCTCGTTGCCGCCGAGTCGGCCGGCGGCCAGATCGATCTGCTGCTGACCGACCTGGTAATGCCCCGGCTCAACGGCGCCACCCTGGCCAGCCTGCTTCGGCAAAAGTTTCCCGAGCTGCGCGTCCTCTTCATGTCCGGCTATGCGTCGGACGCGCTGCAGGCCGATAGCGAGACCGCGCCTGGTGTGAAGTTCATCCAAAAGCCTTTCAAGCCGGCGTCGCTCCTTGCCCTGATCCGAGAAGTCCTTGACGGACGCTGA
- a CDS encoding peptide chain release factor 3 yields the protein MGTLAEEIARRRTFAIISHPDAGKTTLTEKLLLYGGAIHLAGAVRARKNQRAATSDWMELEKERGISITSTVLQFEYNGFCINLLDTPGHKDFSEDTYRVLTAVDSAIMVIDAAKGIEERTRKLFEICRLRRIPIFTFMNKLDRPALDGLALLDELEKVLGIGAFPVTWPFGSGPDFRGVYDRLARRLYLFERVVGGAYRAPFTVSGPDDPGLRDAVPPGLYDAWRQEIEMLDIAGERLDRDAVLDGDMTPVFFGSAMTNFGVQLLLDYFVEYAPPPAPRRSNGAAIPPDHPAFSGFVFKVQANMNPKHRDTVAFLRVCSGVFEKDMTVPDPETGKPLRLAYPQKLFGAERESIERAYPGDIVGLVAHRSFRIGDTLATDPSIRYREIPRFPPEVFATLSNPNPSKFKQFKQGLEQMLAEGVIQQFRLLNSVSNAVLLGAVGQLQFEVLVYRLQTEYGAETRLEPAPFTHIRWFDPGIDRAEVQREYLGSGVALAEDIEGELVILFPEKWSLDYFQQKHPRWRLHPVSPVASAVRA from the coding sequence ATGGGAACTCTCGCCGAAGAAATCGCCCGCAGACGCACGTTTGCCATCATCTCGCATCCCGACGCGGGCAAAACCACGCTTACGGAAAAACTCCTCCTCTACGGTGGGGCCATCCACCTCGCCGGGGCCGTTCGCGCACGAAAAAACCAGCGCGCCGCGACCTCGGACTGGATGGAGCTGGAGAAGGAACGCGGCATCTCGATCACCTCCACGGTGCTCCAGTTCGAATACAACGGGTTCTGCATCAACCTGCTCGACACGCCGGGGCACAAGGATTTCAGCGAGGACACCTACCGCGTGTTGACGGCCGTCGACAGCGCCATCATGGTGATCGACGCCGCCAAGGGCATCGAGGAACGGACCCGCAAGCTCTTCGAAATTTGCCGGCTCCGCCGCATTCCGATCTTCACCTTCATGAACAAGCTGGACCGGCCCGCCCTCGACGGCCTGGCCTTGCTCGACGAGCTCGAAAAGGTGCTGGGCATTGGCGCCTTCCCCGTCACCTGGCCGTTCGGAAGCGGCCCTGACTTCCGAGGCGTCTATGACCGCCTTGCGCGGCGCCTCTATCTCTTTGAACGCGTGGTTGGCGGCGCCTACCGCGCTCCCTTCACGGTCAGCGGACCCGATGATCCCGGGCTGCGCGACGCTGTCCCGCCCGGCCTGTATGATGCCTGGCGCCAGGAAATCGAAATGCTCGACATTGCCGGCGAGCGCCTGGACCGCGACGCCGTATTGGACGGCGACATGACCCCCGTATTCTTCGGCAGCGCGATGACGAATTTTGGCGTGCAATTGCTTCTGGATTATTTCGTGGAATACGCGCCGCCACCGGCGCCGCGCCGATCCAATGGCGCCGCCATCCCGCCGGACCATCCGGCCTTCTCAGGGTTCGTCTTCAAAGTGCAGGCCAACATGAACCCGAAACATCGCGACACCGTCGCGTTCCTTCGCGTCTGTTCCGGAGTGTTCGAGAAGGACATGACCGTGCCGGACCCGGAAACAGGCAAGCCCCTCCGCCTTGCCTATCCCCAAAAACTGTTCGGCGCTGAGCGGGAGAGCATCGAACGGGCGTATCCCGGAGACATCGTCGGCCTCGTCGCGCACCGCTCCTTCCGCATCGGCGATACGCTCGCCACCGACCCATCGATCCGGTACCGCGAAATTCCGCGTTTTCCTCCCGAAGTGTTCGCCACGTTGAGCAATCCGAACCCTTCCAAATTCAAACAGTTCAAGCAGGGTCTTGAGCAGATGCTCGCGGAGGGGGTGATTCAGCAGTTCCGCCTGTTGAACAGCGTCTCCAATGCGGTCCTGCTGGGAGCCGTCGGACAGCTTCAGTTCGAGGTCCTTGTGTATCGGCTGCAAACCGAATATGGCGCGGAGACGCGGCTGGAGCCTGCGCCGTTTACCCATATCCGTTGGTTCGACCCCGGCATCGATCGCGCAGAAGTCCAACGTGAATACCTCGGGTCCGGCGTGGCGCTGGCTGAGGACATTGAAGGCGAGCTGGTCATCCTCTTCCCTGAAAAATGGAGCCTTGACTACTTCCAACAAAAGCATCCCCGCTGGCGCCTTCACCCCGTCTCGCCCGTGGCATCGGCGGTCCGCGCCTGA
- the purD gene encoding phosphoribosylamine--glycine ligase, with translation MNSPLILIVGGGGREHALAWKLAQDSSKPRLVCAPGNAGTAEIAENLPISATDIDSLLAWATANKPDLTVVGPEAPLCAGIADRFIAAGLRVFGPTRDAARLEGSKIFAKEVLLAAGVPTARAAAFDDPAAARAHARSLRPPIVVKADGLAAGKGVVVCRSLPEAENAIHDAMVGGVFGEAGARLLIEEFLVGEEASVLALTDGEVIVPLATAQDHKRAFNRDEGPNTGGMGAYSPAPIVPQERLAEIRARIFEPVLRELRKRGIVYRGVLYAGLMVTSQGPHVLEFNCRFGDPETQAVLPLWEGDMLPALFACAEGGLRESHVRWRPGAAACVVMAAGGYPGSYRKGDPIQGLAEASRLPGVMIFHAGTALRGGQVVTDGGRVLGVTAVGEGLRQAVTRAYDAVARIRFANAHYRTDIGARALQRT, from the coding sequence ATGAATTCCCCGCTTATTTTGATCGTCGGCGGCGGCGGCCGGGAACACGCGCTGGCGTGGAAACTGGCCCAAGATTCCTCAAAGCCGCGCCTCGTCTGCGCGCCCGGCAACGCCGGAACGGCCGAAATCGCAGAAAACCTTCCTATTTCCGCGACTGACATCGACAGCCTGCTCGCATGGGCAACCGCCAACAAACCTGACCTGACGGTTGTCGGACCTGAGGCGCCTCTCTGCGCCGGGATTGCCGACCGATTCATTGCAGCTGGACTCCGTGTCTTCGGACCCACCCGCGATGCCGCCCGGCTCGAGGGCAGCAAGATTTTCGCGAAGGAGGTGCTCCTGGCGGCGGGCGTTCCCACGGCCCGCGCCGCGGCGTTCGATGATCCGGCCGCCGCGCGAGCCCACGCGCGATCCCTCCGCCCGCCGATCGTGGTGAAGGCGGACGGTCTGGCTGCCGGCAAGGGCGTGGTCGTCTGCCGGTCGCTTCCCGAAGCCGAAAACGCGATACACGACGCGATGGTCGGCGGCGTCTTCGGCGAGGCTGGCGCGCGACTGCTGATCGAGGAGTTTCTCGTCGGCGAGGAGGCATCGGTCCTCGCCCTAACAGACGGTGAGGTGATTGTGCCGCTGGCCACCGCCCAGGATCACAAGCGCGCCTTCAATCGCGACGAGGGCCCCAATACGGGTGGGATGGGCGCCTATTCCCCCGCGCCGATTGTCCCGCAGGAACGCTTGGCCGAAATCCGTGCGCGAATCTTCGAGCCGGTCCTCCGGGAACTGCGGAAGCGTGGAATCGTGTACCGCGGAGTTCTGTATGCCGGCCTGATGGTGACATCTCAGGGCCCGCATGTCCTCGAATTCAATTGCCGATTTGGCGATCCCGAAACTCAGGCCGTTCTCCCCCTTTGGGAGGGCGACATGCTTCCGGCGTTGTTCGCATGCGCCGAAGGCGGCCTTCGCGAGTCCCACGTGCGATGGCGGCCAGGCGCCGCGGCCTGCGTTGTGATGGCTGCCGGCGGATATCCGGGTTCGTACCGCAAGGGCGATCCGATCCAAGGGCTAGCCGAGGCGTCTCGGCTTCCGGGCGTCATGATTTTCCACGCGGGCACTGCGCTGCGCGGAGGCCAGGTGGTGACGGATGGCGGCCGCGTGCTCGGCGTCACTGCGGTCGGCGAGGGGCTCCGGCAGGCAGTCACGCGCGCCTATGATGCTGTCGCGCGGATCCGATTTGCGAACGCGCACTATCGCACGGACATTGGGGCGCGGGCGTTGCAGCGCACATGA
- a CDS encoding S41 family peptidase, giving the protein MLLLPSRRLRPRPLGEGQVDTATVPVASPAESLLEELRAALDTLQAAGAGLGEIADRNALLRCVVREADPRARLFAPDEWARFLAERNGIVFAPDVRITISNGFPRVASTGPVESGLQVGDNLLEVDAAPVTNVSIGAALARLRAPGGESLAATVLRGGTEATVSVRRVAQPLPAVEIRETWPRDIGYLRVNGFYSNRSEQIFLVLSDWEEAGLAGAILDLRGAGGDDVEVAARLASMFAAPGALLYTFRDRRGNDLERRLAPGESRPFRIPVMVLVDESTTGAAELFAAIASDHLRGVLTLGRPTAGDLLLRDGIALPGSLVAYVATRTLVTGSGTVFDGSSGVYPNILVEADSGGSEFEPPPDPDRTELPEEALDRALRGRVRGDPVLRRALDVLLGLKALNIRAK; this is encoded by the coding sequence GTGCTCCTCCTGCCGAGCCGACGCCTCCGGCCGAGGCCCCTCGGGGAAGGGCAGGTTGATACAGCGACAGTACCGGTCGCCTCGCCGGCGGAATCGTTGCTGGAGGAACTGCGGGCCGCGCTCGATACTCTGCAGGCGGCAGGCGCGGGCCTTGGCGAAATCGCGGACCGCAATGCGCTGCTGCGGTGCGTTGTCCGAGAGGCGGACCCCCGGGCAAGATTGTTTGCGCCGGATGAATGGGCCCGTTTCCTCGCGGAGAGGAATGGGATCGTCTTTGCGCCGGACGTCCGCATCACGATATCCAACGGCTTCCCCCGTGTGGCCTCGACTGGCCCCGTGGAGTCGGGTCTGCAGGTAGGAGACAATCTGCTGGAGGTCGACGCGGCTCCCGTCACAAATGTCTCGATCGGCGCTGCGCTCGCCCGACTACGCGCGCCCGGCGGCGAATCATTGGCCGCCACGGTTTTGCGGGGCGGGACGGAGGCGACCGTGTCTGTCCGTCGGGTTGCCCAGCCCCTGCCGGCGGTGGAAATACGGGAAACGTGGCCGCGCGATATCGGCTACCTGCGCGTCAACGGCTTTTACAGCAATCGGTCCGAACAGATTTTCCTCGTGCTGAGCGATTGGGAGGAGGCGGGATTGGCCGGCGCGATTCTTGACCTGCGCGGGGCCGGGGGTGACGATGTTGAGGTTGCAGCCCGTCTTGCCTCGATGTTCGCCGCGCCTGGCGCGCTCCTTTACACCTTCCGCGACCGCCGCGGGAATGACCTCGAGCGGCGTTTGGCGCCGGGCGAATCGCGCCCCTTTAGGATCCCGGTCATGGTATTGGTCGATGAGTCTACTACCGGCGCCGCGGAACTCTTCGCGGCGATCGCATCGGACCATTTGCGCGGGGTCCTCACGCTCGGCCGCCCGACGGCCGGGGATCTCCTTCTCCGGGACGGCATCGCGCTGCCCGGCAGTTTGGTCGCTTATGTCGCCACCCGTACGCTTGTGACGGGGAGCGGCACGGTATTCGACGGCTCTTCCGGAGTTTATCCGAACATTCTAGTTGAGGCAGATTCGGGCGGGTCCGAATTCGAGCCGCCGCCGGATCCCGACCGCACGGAACTGCCCGAAGAGGCGCTTGACCGCGCCCTGCGCGGCCGTGTGCGCGGCGATCCAGTGCTCCGGCGCGCGCTCGATGTACTGCTGGGGTTGAAGGCGCTGAACATCCGAGCGAAGTGA